The following are encoded together in the Thermomonas brevis genome:
- the prfB gene encoding peptide chain release factor 2 (programmed frameshift) — protein MIELNPIRARIADLTGRLDALRGYLDYDAKRERLEEVERELEHPDVWNDPARAQALGRERSMLDKTVNGIRDLHDGLNGAGELLDLAEMEDDEETALAVVVDVDRFQKGVEQIEFQRMFSGKMDSANAFVDIQAGAGGTEAQDWAEMLLRMYLRWAESRGWKAELMEASGGDVAGIKSATFRVEGEYAYGWLKTEIGVHRLVRKSPFDSDNRRHTSFTSVFVAPEVDDDIDIEINPADLKTDVYRSSGAGGQHVNKTESAVRITHVPTNTVVACQTERSQHANRDRAMKMLKAKLYELEVQKRNAEKDALEATKADIGWGSQIRNYVLDQSRIKDLRTGIERSDTQKVLDGDLDEFVEASLKSGLEAGAKRSDAA, from the exons ATGATCGAGCTCAATCCCATCCGAGCCCGCATCGCCGACCTGACCGGCCGGCTCGATGCGCTCCGGGGGTATCTT GACTACGACGCCAAGCGCGAGCGCCTGGAAGAAGTAGAACGCGAACTGGAACATCCCGACGTCTGGAACGATCCCGCCCGCGCGCAGGCGCTGGGCCGCGAGCGTTCCATGCTGGACAAGACCGTCAACGGCATCCGCGACCTGCACGACGGCCTGAACGGCGCAGGCGAGCTGCTCGACCTGGCCGAGATGGAGGACGACGAGGAAACCGCGCTGGCGGTGGTCGTCGACGTGGACCGTTTCCAGAAGGGCGTGGAGCAGATCGAGTTCCAGCGCATGTTCTCCGGCAAGATGGATTCGGCGAACGCGTTCGTGGACATCCAGGCCGGCGCCGGCGGCACCGAGGCGCAGGACTGGGCCGAAATGCTGCTGCGCATGTACCTGCGCTGGGCCGAGTCGCGCGGCTGGAAGGCCGAACTGATGGAAGCCAGCGGCGGCGACGTGGCCGGCATCAAGTCCGCCACCTTCCGCGTCGAGGGCGAATACGCCTACGGCTGGCTGAAGACCGAGATCGGCGTGCACCGGCTGGTGCGCAAGTCGCCGTTCGATTCCGACAACCGCCGCCACACCAGCTTCACCTCGGTGTTCGTCGCGCCGGAAGTCGACGACGACATCGACATCGAGATCAACCCGGCCGACCTGAAGACCGACGTGTACCGCTCCTCCGGCGCGGGCGGCCAGCACGTCAACAAGACCGAGTCGGCGGTGCGCATCACCCACGTGCCGACCAATACGGTCGTCGCCTGCCAGACCGAGCGCAGCCAGCACGCCAACCGCGATCGCGCGATGAAGATGCTGAAGGCGAAGCTGTACGAGCTGGAAGTGCAGAAACGCAACGCCGAGAAGGACGCGCTGGAAGCCACCAAGGCCGACATCGGCTGGGGCAGCCAGATCCGCAACTACGTGCTGGACCAGAGCCGCATCAAGGACCTGCGCACCGGCATCGAGCGCAGCGATACCCAGAAGGTGCTGGACGGCGATCTGGACGAGTTCGTGGAAGCCAGCCTGAAGTCCGGGCTGGAGGCCGGGGCGAAACGGAGCGACGCGGCGTAA
- the lysS gene encoding lysine--tRNA ligase yields MTDTAPIADENHLIAERRAKLAVLRGQGVAFPNDFKRAEFAGDLQAEYADAEKWTGEALEAGGRRVAVAGRILAKRVMGKAAFATVQDMSGRIQLFLQANTLGDTYDAFKGWDIGDIVAAEGGLMRTKTGELSVKVESLRLLVKSLRPLPDKFHGLSDVEQRYRQRYVDLIVTPEARDVFIARSRIVAGIRRWLDARRFLEVETPMMHYIAGGATARPFTTHHNALDIDLFLRVAPELYLKRLVVGGLERVYEINRNFRNEGVSTRHNPEFTMLELYEAYATYTEVMDLTEGMMRDVAFDAMGTTVFEWDGNSIDLGPAFRRWKLEEAVRELNPDISVADCRNREALAAHCARLGVHVKPGYGWGKLLLEIFEKTVETGLIQPTFITHYPVEVSPLARESDSEPGITDRFELFVGGKELANGFSELNDPEDQAARFRAQVEAKDAGDDEAMHFDADYIRALEVGLAPTGGLGVGIDRFVMLLTGSSSIRDVLLFPYMRPGG; encoded by the coding sequence ATGACCGACACCGCCCCCATTGCCGACGAAAACCACCTGATCGCCGAGCGCCGCGCCAAACTGGCCGTGCTGCGCGGGCAGGGCGTCGCCTTCCCCAACGACTTCAAGCGCGCCGAGTTCGCCGGCGACCTGCAGGCCGAGTACGCCGACGCCGAAAAGTGGACGGGCGAAGCGCTGGAGGCCGGTGGCCGTCGCGTCGCCGTTGCCGGCCGCATCCTCGCCAAGCGCGTCATGGGCAAGGCCGCGTTCGCCACCGTGCAGGACATGAGCGGCCGCATCCAGCTGTTCCTGCAAGCCAACACGCTGGGCGACACCTACGACGCCTTCAAGGGCTGGGACATCGGCGACATCGTGGCCGCCGAGGGCGGGCTGATGCGCACCAAGACCGGCGAGCTGTCGGTGAAGGTGGAGTCGCTGCGCCTGCTGGTGAAGTCGCTGCGGCCGCTGCCGGACAAGTTCCACGGCCTGAGCGACGTCGAACAGCGCTACCGCCAGCGCTACGTCGACTTGATCGTCACGCCGGAAGCGCGCGACGTCTTCATCGCCCGTTCGCGCATCGTCGCCGGCATCCGCCGCTGGCTGGACGCGCGCCGCTTCCTCGAAGTGGAGACGCCGATGATGCATTACATCGCCGGCGGCGCCACCGCGCGCCCGTTCACGACGCACCACAACGCGCTGGACATCGACCTGTTCCTGCGCGTCGCGCCGGAGCTGTACCTCAAGCGCCTCGTCGTCGGCGGCCTGGAGCGCGTCTACGAGATCAACCGCAACTTCCGCAACGAGGGCGTGTCCACCCGCCACAACCCCGAGTTCACCATGCTGGAGCTGTACGAGGCCTACGCCACGTACACCGAAGTGATGGACCTGACCGAAGGGATGATGCGCGACGTCGCCTTTGATGCGATGGGCACCACCGTGTTCGAATGGGACGGCAACAGCATCGACCTTGGCCCCGCGTTCCGCCGCTGGAAGCTGGAAGAGGCGGTACGCGAACTGAATCCGGACATCTCCGTAGCGGACTGCCGCAACCGCGAAGCTTTGGCTGCGCACTGCGCGCGCCTTGGCGTGCACGTGAAGCCGGGCTACGGCTGGGGCAAGCTGCTGCTGGAAATCTTCGAGAAGACCGTGGAAACCGGTCTGATCCAGCCGACCTTCATCACCCACTACCCGGTGGAAGTCAGCCCGCTGGCGCGCGAATCCGACAGCGAGCCGGGCATCACCGACCGCTTCGAACTGTTCGTCGGCGGCAAGGAACTGGCGAACGGCTTCTCCGAGTTGAACGACCCGGAAGACCAGGCCGCGCGCTTCCGCGCCCAGGTCGAGGCGAAGGACGCGGGCGACGACGAAGCCATGCATTTCGACGCCGACTACATCCGCGCGCTGGAAGTCGGCCTGGCCCCGACCGGCGGGCTCGGCGTCGGCATCGACCGCTTCGTGATGCTGCTGACCGGCAGCAGCTCGATCCGCGATGTGCTGCTGTTCCCGTACATGCGGCCCGGCGGGTAA